One window from the genome of Kryptolebias marmoratus isolate JLee-2015 linkage group LG1, ASM164957v2, whole genome shotgun sequence encodes:
- the prlrb gene encoding prolactin receptor b precursor (The RefSeq protein has 4 substitutions compared to this genomic sequence), with translation MKRRLGLAVLLMLSAALRCRSASPPGKPVLIGCRSPEKETFTCWWEPGFNGGLPTRHRLFYEKEGSEEVHECPDYWSAGKNSCFFGKEQTSIWVEYSLTVVAFNALGNTSSDLFKIDDVMKIVKPYTPENVTVLVNDTANTPYLCVSWNHPPKVDTKSGWTTIKYELRVQKEDNKPEIFHPNKKNSFKVYNVDPGATYTVDMRCQLDQSSWSEWSTASVVKIPNYFQNEKPFWILVSIFSVIPLLATICIVVLKRKFVKQWLLPPVPGPKIRGVDVQLLKSGRAEDVINALIGNQNFPPAAAWMDQTEEYLLVSDSNDWLLTDPYISQKKKSLVIPAGVQLEIQCRTSAPAQSDCENAEVGKDGKVEPDHLAQTKESVLNVAAPSVSSGSKEAASGNAAGPTGYVGIQQHKGTQGAGPNAAQWDYSWVKEVNGETIFILKNEDAAAGWTVPGWEENTAADYSRVKEVNGDDVVLLQKHDSADSSCKKKEDRSAEWTNQKAKSRHGSDCGKGACLQIAGNGYVDSVPRFYVE, from the exons ATGAGGAGGCGCCTCGGCTTGGCCGTGCTGCTGATGCTCTCCGCGGCGCTCAGGTGCAGAA GTGCGTCTCCGCCCGGGAAGCCcgtcctgattggctgcaggTCTCCTGAGAAGGAGACGTTCACCTGCTGGTGGGAGCCGGGCTTCAATGGAGGGCTGCCGACTCGGCACCGTCTCTTCTACGAGAAGGAGGG TTCAGAGGAAGTCCACGAGTGTCCGGACTACTGGTCGGCAGGAAAGAACTCCTGCTTCTTCGGGAAGGAGCAGACGTCCATCTGGGTCGAGTACAGCCTGACGGTGGTGGCCTTCAACGCCCTGGGGAACACCTCGTCAGACCTCTTCAAGATTGACGACGTGATGAAAATCG TGAAGCCCTACACGCCGGAGAACGTCACGGTGTTGGTGAACGACACTGCCAACACGCCGTATCTCTGCGTGAGCTGGAATCACCCTCCGAAGGTGGACACCAAATCTGGCTGGACCACCATAAAGTACGAGCTGAGAGTCCAGAAGGAGGACAACAAACCAGAG ATTTTCCATCCCAATAAAAAGAATTCTTTTAAAGTGTACAACGTCGACCCCGGCGCTACGTACACGGTGGACATGCGCTGTCAGCTCGACCAAAGCTCCTGGAGTGAGTGGAGCACCGCCTCCGTGGTGAAAATCCCAAACT ATTTTCAGAATGAGAAACCCTTTTGGATCCTGGTCTCCATCTTCTCGGTGATTCCGTTGTTGGCGACAATTTGCATCGTGGTGCTCAAGAGGAAATT CGTGAAACAGTGGCTTCTGCCTCCTGTTCCTGGTCCAAAGATAAGAGGAGTTGATGTTCAACTTCTCAAG AGCGGGCGAGCCGAGGACGTTATCAACGCTCTTATTGGCAACCAGAACTTCCCCCCCGCGGCGGCCTGGATGGACCAGACCGAGGAGTACCTGCTCGTGTCTGACAGCAACGACTGGCTGCTCACAGATCCCTACATAtcgcagaagaagaaaagcttgGTCATTCCCGCCGGCGTGCAATTAGAGATTCAGTGCAGGACGTCGGCGCCGGCGCAGAGCGACTGCGAGAACGCAGAGGTCGGGAAGGACGGGAAGGTCGAGCCGGATCACTTGGCCCAGACAAAGGAAAGCGTATTGAACGTGGCGGCGCCGAGCGTAAGCTCCGGGAGCAAAGAGGCGGCTTCTGGGAACGCCGCCGGGCCCACCGGCTACGTGGACATCCAGCAGCACAAGGGCACGCAGGGGGCGGGGCCCAACGCAGCGCAGTGGGACTACAGTTGGGTGAAAGAGGTGAACGGCGAGACGATTTTCATCCTCAAGAACGAAGACGCCGCCGCCGGCTTGGACGTCCCGGGATGGGAGGAGAACACGGCGGCCGACTACAGCCGGGTCAAGGAGGTGAACGGCGACGACGTGGTTCTCCTGCAGAAACACGACTCGGCCGACTCTTCCTGTAAGAAGAAGGAAGACCGCAGCGCAGAGTGGACCAATCAGAAAGCAAAGAGCCGCCACGGGAGCGACTGCGGCAAAGGGGCGTGCTTACAGATCGCCGGTAACGGATACGTAGATTCTGTCCCCAGGTTTTACGTTGAGTGA